The Streptomyces capitiformicae genome contains the following window.
CCCACCACCGGCACGCCGTCACGCCGAGGACGGTCCCGACCCCCACAACTCGGCCGCCCCACAACCCCCACACGGCCGCCCGCTATCGAACAACCTTCGAACACAAAGCCAAAGTCGTGCCTGCAGTCCCCCGAAAGACGCTCGAATGCCCGTTTCCTGCGGCCGCGAAACCCGTTGAAGATTGTCGCGCCCGCGTACCGCCGGGTACAGTCACCGCACTGCTCTGCCAGCCCCTGTCGTCGAGGCGAAAGAGAAGTTGGTGAACGATCGTCACCCGTCGGGGACCGCAACATCCCCGGCTCCGGCTTCCGATGCCGACGCGGCGCATTACGCGTCGTACGGCCACCAGGGAGCCACTCTCGGCGACTTCACCACGTACGGCGACTACGCCGCCACGGGTTTTGAGTCCGGTTTCGACTCCGGCACCAGCGCGCACGCGACCGCCACGTTCGCGACCGACCCACTCTTCGGTGACATGCCGGGCAACGACGCCGGTACCGGCTCCTACGACGCCTCGCAGTGGTCGACGGGCAGCCACCAGACGCTGAACTACGACCCGTACGCCGCGCAGCACCAGGCCGCGCTCGACACGGGCAGCTACGACACGACGTGCTGGTCGGCCGGTTACGAGCACCTCGCCCAGGTCCCGGCGCAGTCCACGGGCCCCGATTCCAGCGGCCAGTGGGACGCGAGCGGCTGGCTGCGGGCGGAACAGCTCGACCAGGCGGACCAGTTGGGCGCCGACCAGACCCAGCAGTGGGTCGGCATCCAGCACTTCGCGACAGGCGTGTTCGACGCCACGCAGTGGAACAGCGACGGCGCCCAGTCCGCCACCGACGACCACGGCGACGGCAGCACCACCTCCGAGTCGTACGAGCACGGCGGCAGCGCCCCCGAATCGTACGACGCCCACGAGCGTCCCTCGGCCGAGGCCGTGGACTTCGCCCAGCAGGCGACCGCCGCGTTCGAGCAGATCACCTCGTACGACCAGGACCAACCCCTCCCCGCGGACGGCGAGTTCGAGACCGAGGGTCTCGACGACGACGGCGCGGACCGCGCCGCACTGCTCGACGGCGAGGAGGAGGTCGCCCCGGCGCCCAACGCCAGGAGCGCGAGCCCCGGGCGGGCGGCCACCCGCGCGGCCTCGCGTTCGAGGCGGCGCGCTCCGGCCAAACGTTCCGCCCTGCTGACCGTGGCCGTTCCGTCGGCCTGTGTCATGGGGGTCGCCGGGATCGCGGCGGCCTCCGTCGGCATCGGCGGCGACGACACGGAGACGACGGCGGCCACCAAGTCGGACGCCACCCCGGTGCAGCCGTCCACGGCCAACAACCAGCTCGACACCCAGCTCGAGAGTCTCTCCGCCGAGGCGGACGACTTCGCCGACCGGGCGAGCCGCACCCAGGAGCGCATCGACCTCAAGGCCCAGCAGGAGCTGGAGCAGAAGAAGGCGGCGGCCGAGGCGGCCCGCAAGGAGCGGCTGCGCCCGAAGTTCGCGCTGCCGGTCTCGCAGCAGGGGCTCAGCGCGTACTACGGGCAGTCCGGCATCAACTGGATGTCCCTGCACACCGGCATCGACTTCCCCGTCGCGTACGGCACCCCGGTGATGGCCGCGACGGACGGCACCGTACGGACGCAGTGGAACGCCGCCTACGGCAACATGGTCATCGTGACCGCCAAGGACGGCACCGAGACCTGGTACTGCCACCTCTCCACGTACAAGGTCGCCTCCGGTACGACCGTCAAGGCCGGCGATGTCATCGCGTACTCCGGCAACTCGGGCAACTCGACCGGCCCGCATCTGCACTTCGAGGTGCACCCCGCCGGTGGCTCCGCCATAGACCCGCTGTCGTGGCTGCGCAGCCATGGGTTGGACCCGACGTAACCCGAAACAACCCGGCACAACCCGACATAACAGACACGAAGACGAGTTGGGCCCCTGCTCCGCAGCAGGGGCCCAACTCGTCTCTAGAGCTTCTCCACCGGCGCGTACCGCAGCAGCAGCCGCTTCGGCTTCGCGTCGCCGAAGTCGATCGTCGCCTCCGCGTTCCCGCCCGTGCCCTTGACGGCGACGACCGTACCGAGACCGAACTGGTCATGGGTGACACGGTCGCCCACGGCCACGGAGACCACCGGCTTCTCGTTGGTGCGGCGGGTCGCGAAGCCGGACGCGCCCGAGGCCGAGGAACGGGAGCGGGACGACGACAGCGAGGACGCGATTCCGGCGGCCGGACCCGAGGACACCGGTGCGGAGGCTCCCGTCCGCTTCCACTCCAGATGGGTGGCCGGGATCTCCTCCAGGAACCGGGACGGCGGGTTGTACGAGGGCTGGCCCCAGGCGCTGCGCATCGAGGATCGGGTGAGGTAGAGCCGTTCACGCGCGCGGGTGATGCCCACATACGCGAGGCGACGCTCCTCCTCCAGCTCCTTGGTCTGGCCGAGGGCACGCATGTGCGGGAAGACGCCGTCCTCCATGCCGGTCAGGAAGACGACCGGGAACTCCAGACCCTTGGCAGTGTGGAGGGTCATGAGCGTGATGACGCCCGAGCCGTCCTCCTCCTCGTCGGGGATCTGGTCGGAGTCAGCGACCAGGGCGACCCGCTCCAGGAAGTCGGAGAGCGAGCCCGAGGCCTCGCCCTCGCCCGTCTCCTGCTCGAACTCCAGGGCGACGGCCGCGAGTTCCTGGAGGTTCTCGATGCGGGTCTCGTCCTGCGGGTCGGTGGAGGCCTGCAACTCGGCGAGGTAGCCGGTGCGTTCGAGAACCGCTTCCAGGACCGTCGCAGGACCGGCACCGGACTCGACGATGGTCCGGAGCTCCTCCATCAGCACGTTGAACCGCTTGACGGCGTTCGTCGAGCGGGCCGCCATGCCGTATGCCTCGTCGACGCGCTTCAGCGCCTGCGGGAAGCTGATCTTCTCCCGCTGGGAGAGGGCGTCGATCATCGCCTCGGCACGCTCCCCGATGCCGCGCTTCGGCACATTGAGGATGCGTCGCAGCGGAACCGAGTCCTCCGGGTTGGCCAGGACGCGCAGATACGCGAGAACGTCCCGGACCTCCTTGCGCTCGTAGAAGCGGACGCCACCGACGACCTTGTAGGGCAGGCCGACGCGGATGAAGACCTCTTCGAAGACACGGGACTGGGCGTTCGTACGGTAGAAGACGGCGACGTCGCCCGCCTTCGCCTCGCCCGCGTCCGTCAGCCGGTCTATCTCGTCGGCGACGAACTGGGCCTCGTCGTGCTCGGTGTCGGCGACATAGCCGGTGATCTGCGCACCCGCGCCCGCGTTGGTCCACAGGTTCTTGGGGCGGCGGGACTCGTTGCGCTCGATGACCGCGTTGGCCGCGGAGAGAATCGTCTGCGTGGAGCGGTAGTTCTGCTCCAGCAGGATCGTCGTCGCGTCCGGGTAGTCCTCCTCGAACTGGAGGATGTTGCGGATCGTCGCACCGCGGAAGGCGTAGATCGACTGGTCGGCGTCACCCACGACGCAGAGCTCGGCGGGCGGTACGTCGTACTCGCTGGGCGGTACGTCCACGGGATGCTCGGAGGTGCCGACCAACTCTCTGACCAGGGCGTACTGGGCGTGGTTGGTGTCCTGGTACTCGTCGACGAGGACGTGGCGGAAGCGACGGCGGTAGTGCTCGGCGACGTCCGGGAAGGCGCGCAGCAGGTTGACCGTCGTCATGATCAGGTCGTCGAAGTCGAGCGCGTTGGCCTCACGGAGGCGGGACTGGTAGAGCGCGTAGGCCTGGGCGAGGGTCTTCTCGAAGCCGTCGGATGCCTGGGCGGCGAAGTCCTCCTCGTCGATCAGCTCGTTCTTGAGGTTCGAGATCTTGGCGCTGAAGGACTTGGGCGGGAAGCGCTTGGGGTCGAGGTCCAGGTCACGGCAGACGAGAGCCATGAGGCGCTTGCTGTCAGCGGCGTCGTAGATCGAGAAGGACGACGTGAAGCCGAGCTTCTTGCTCTCGCGGCGCAGGATGCGGACGCAGGCGCTGTGGAACGTCATCACCCACATCGCGTTGGCGCGCGGGCCGACGAGCTGCTCGACGCGCTCCTTCATCTCGCCCGCGGCCTTGTTGGTGAAGGTGATCGCGAGGATCTGGCCCGGGTGCACGTTCCGCTCGCCGAGCAGATGGGCGATGCGGTGGGTGAGCACACGGGTCTTGCCGGAGCCGGCGCCGGCCACGATGAGCAGCGGGGAGCCGGCGTGCACGACGGCCGCGCGCTGGTTCTCGTTCAGCCCGTCCAGGAGCGCCGCCGGGTCGATGGCGGGGCGGGGCGCGCCGTCGCGGTAGTAGGCGTCCCGGTCCGGCGGCACGTCGAACTTCCCGCCGAACAGATCGTCCGGAACCGGCTCCGGAGCGTGATCGTCCTCGGGCGGTGGCGGGTGCTCCTCCTCGTGGCCGCGGGGGGCCTGGAGGTCCGCCAGGAAGCTGTCGTCAAAGAGGCTGCTCATCGCTCTCCGAGTCTAGGCGCCCCCACTGACAGCGAGGGGCCGCCCCGGGAAGTCGATGCACATCACCCACCGCACCCACCTCACAACGGTAAGCGATCGATCGTAGCGCTTATCGCGTCCGAGAGGCTAAGGTCACGAAAACGTATCGGGCATATCGAACATCAACCTTCACAAGGGCCACATGTGTTGGCTAGCGTTTCGCCGGGCCGTACGACCCAACCGGCGAACGTCGCCGGGCCGCACGGCCTCCGCCGAGTCCGGTACGCCTCTCCTGGCTGCCGGAGCCGGGGACCCACCGACCTCTGGGGTGAATCGACCCGACTGCCATGCGCGGCAAGGGTCGTAGGGCAAACCTTCCGAAGCACGCGCCCGAACCCGACAGCTAACTCGGTAGGCGGATTACGGAAGGAGACGCCGAACCATGGCGCCGCACCGCAAGCCGCGTCCGGCCCGAACACGCGCGGGCATACGCACCCCGGCCCTCGCCACGGCCGCCCTCACCTCAGTGGCCCTGCTCTCCCAGTCGGCCAACGCCGCCCCCTCGGCCGACGACAAGCCGAGCCTGGAGGAGGTCGAGAAGAAGGTAGACGACCTCTACCGTCAGGCGGAGTCGGCGACCGAGAACTACAACTCGGTCAAGGAGAAGACGACCAAGCAGAAGAAGAAGGTCGATGCCCTCCTCGACGATGTCGCCGAGCGCACGGAGAAGCTCAACCAGGCGCGGGAGCAACTGGGTTCGTTCGCGGCCGCCCAGTACCGCACGGGGGCGGCCTCCCCCGACGCGGCGTCGCTGCTCCTGGCGGACAACCCGCAGGACTACTTCGACCAGAACCAGCTGATGGACCGGCTGACGGACCGCCAGAAGGGCGCCGTCGACGACTACATCACGCAGCAGGCCGAAGCGACCGAGCAGCGCCAGAAGGCGACCGAGAGCCTTGAGCAGCTCACCGAGTCGCAGAACACCCTCAAGTCCAGCAAGGCCAAGGTCCAGGCGAAGCTCGCCGAGGCCCGTGAACTGCTGTCGCAGCTGACCGCCGAGGAGAAGGCCCGGCTCGCCGCGATCGAGCAGCGCAAGCAGGAGGAGGCCGACCGCAAGGCGGAGGAGCTGGCGCGTCAGCAGGCGGCGGCCCAGGCGGCCCAGTCTTCCCAGCAGACTCAGGAGGCCCAGCAGGAGACCTCCACCGCCACGGCCCCCGAGACGAACACGTCCACGACCACGACGGTCGAGGACTCGACGTACGCTTCGAAGGCCGCCAAGGCCCTCACCTTCGCCCGCGAGCAGATCGGCAAGCCGTACGTCTGGGGCGCCACCGGCCCCGGCTCCTACGACTGCTCCGGCCTCACCCAGGCCGCCTGGAAGGCCGCCGGCGTCGACCTCCCCCGCACGACCTACGACCAGGTCAACGCGGGCACCACCGTCTCCCTCGCGAACGCGAAGCCCGGCGATCTCATCTTCTTCTACGACAACATCGGCCATGTCGGCCTCTACATCGGCAACGGCATGATGATCCACGCGCCGAAGCCGGGAACGTATGTGCGGGAGGAGTCGGTGTTCTACGACGGGGAGTCGTCGATCCACAGCGTGGTGCGGCCGGCGTAGGTCCGAAAAAGACCTCAGGGCCTCACGTCCAGAGCACCGCGATGAAGATGTTCGCGGTCGTCAGCAGGCCGACCAGGCCGAAGAGCGGCTTCTCCACCGCCTCCTCGTCCCGCTTCACGTACACCAGCCCCAGGATCACGACCAGCAGGGCCAGCTTCACGCCGATCTTGATGTTGTTGACGGGCTGGCCGTCGGCCTGGTTGAGGCCGACGAGGACGGCGCCGGTGACCAGCATGGTGAGGGCGCCGTGGAGCATCGCGGGGACGAAGCGGGCGGTGCCCTGGCCCATCGCCTTCATCTGCGTGAGGAAACCGCCGAGGAGGGCGGCGATGCCGATGATGTGGAGGGCGACGAAGAGGTGGATGAGTACGTCCATGGGCGGAGCCTAATGAGAGGACCGGGTTCCGCCGGGCACCGGGGCAGGCTGCGCAGCGTAAGCAGCACCTCCGATCACGCCCCGACGATCTTGCATATATGCGCTCCATAGCACCACTTCACCCCCGTCCGGCTCGAAATCACCGCATCGGTCATCGCAGAGCGTGAAGTCGGCGACGCCAGGGCTGGATCACGGTCACATACGGTCATGTCACGGTCGGTGCACGCCACTTCCGCACAAAGCGTTACCAGGTGGACACAGCCAGGCTTAGCGTCCTCCACCAGGTGGCCGGCTCCCCACCGCCGCCCGGGCCAGGGGCGGCAGTCGGACACCACCGCCGAGAAGGTCCGGCGGTGTCCCGCTCCCCCCTGTGCGGGCCGCCGCCGGACGCGTAACCGTTCCCCCAGGCGGTCCGTGCGCACCGACGTACGGACGGCGGTCGTACGAGAGGACATGGAGTCCACGTGGCAGCGCACCGCAAGCCCAGACAGCGCTCGCTCGGCGGCCATACGTTCCGCACCGCCGCGACCTTCGCCCTCGCGAGCGCGGCGACGGCGACCGGGTTCGACGGCATCGGGCACGCCGATCCACAGCTCACGCCGGACCAGGTCAAGGCCAAGGTGAACAAGCTGTACGAGGAGGCCGAGGTCTCCACCGAGAAGTACAACGGCGCGAAGGAGAAGGCCGACAAGGCGCAGGAGAACCTGGAGGAGCTCCGCGACCAGGCGGCCCGCCGCACCGACAGGCTCAACTCGGCTCGGGACGAGCTGGGTTCGCTGGCGGCGGCGCAGTACCGGAACGGGGGCATGGATCCCTCGTGGCAACTGGCGCTCTCCGGCGATCCGGACCAGTACCTGGACCGCGCGGCCCTCGCCGAGCGGGTCGGCGGCAGACAGGCGGCGGACGTGGCGAGCGTACGGCAGCAGTTGCAGGAGATCGAACGGCTGCGCGGTGCCGCCCGCGTCGAACTGGGCACGTTCAAGACCCGGCAGACGGAGCTGAAGCGCCACAAGAAGTCCGTCACCACGAAGCTGACCGAGGCGCGACAACTGCTCGACCGGCTCACCACCGGGGACCGGGCCCGGCTCGACACCGCGGGCGGCGGCACGGGCCACGCCTCGCGCTCCTCCGCCTCGTCCCAGCGCGGCCTCACCGGACCGGTCTCGCCCGCCTCCGCCACCGCCGACGCCCCCAACTCCCGTGCCGCCGCCGCCATCTCCTACGCCTACTCCAAGCTCGGCAGCCCCTACGTCTGGGGCGCCACCGGCCCCAACGCCTTCGACTGCTCGGGGCTGACCCAGGCCGCGTACCGCTCCGCCGGTGTCTCGCTCCCCCGCACGACCTACTCCCAGATCAACGCCGGCCGCCGCGTCGCCCGCTCCGAACTCCGCCCCGGCGACCTGGTCTTCTTCTATTCCGGCATCAGCCACGTGGGCATCTACGTCGGCAACGGCCAGATGATCCACGCCCCGAACCCCTCCGCTCCGGTCCGCGTGGCCCCCCTGGACGAGATGCCCTTCGCCGGGGCCACGCGGGTGGCTTGAGCCCGAGTTCCCGGCCGGGCCCAGGGCCTGTCGTCACATTCCCGTCTGCCCCGCGACGCCATGCACGCTCCCCCAGCAGCCGCTGCCGCGGCGGGCGCGAGGCCGCCCGCCGGGCGACGACGGGAATGTGACGACGCGAATGTGACGACGGGAATGTGACGACAGGCCCTAGCGGAAGTACGTTCCGGCCGCCGGTGTCGACAGCAGAACGATGACGAGGAGCGAGCCCAGCGTCGCCAGTGAAAAGCGCACCAGCACCAACGGCCGTAGCCAGAACGGGAACCGGGCGCTCGCCGCGGCGATCACGGCCCGTCCGTCCAGGTCCCGTACGGCAGCGTCGTCGGACTTGCTGAACGTGGCCTCGGTGTAGCGCGCGGCGAACACCTGTCCGGCGGTCACCAGTCCGACCCCGACCAGCACGACCGGTTCGAGGATCCACGACAGCACCCGACCGGCCCCGATCCCCGCGAGGTTGAGCGACCCCAGCACCGTCAGCGTCGCGGCGATACCGAGCGCCAGCGCGAACTCCCGCACCTCCTCCTTGAACCTGATCCCGTGCCGAGCGAGAACCTCGGGCGGCCGCCCCTGCCGCACGACCTCCGCTTCGGCCGCCCGCTGAGCCGCACCTCCGGTCTTCCATACGGCGACGGGGATGACGAGAAACGTCACCGCGAGCAGGAGTTGCAGTGTGGCCGCGATGAGAACGGC
Protein-coding sequences here:
- a CDS encoding C40 family peptidase, which encodes MAPHRKPRPARTRAGIRTPALATAALTSVALLSQSANAAPSADDKPSLEEVEKKVDDLYRQAESATENYNSVKEKTTKQKKKVDALLDDVAERTEKLNQAREQLGSFAAAQYRTGAASPDAASLLLADNPQDYFDQNQLMDRLTDRQKGAVDDYITQQAEATEQRQKATESLEQLTESQNTLKSSKAKVQAKLAEARELLSQLTAEEKARLAAIEQRKQEEADRKAEELARQQAAAQAAQSSQQTQEAQQETSTATAPETNTSTTTTVEDSTYASKAAKALTFAREQIGKPYVWGATGPGSYDCSGLTQAAWKAAGVDLPRTTYDQVNAGTTVSLANAKPGDLIFFYDNIGHVGLYIGNGMMIHAPKPGTYVREESVFYDGESSIHSVVRPA
- a CDS encoding C40 family peptidase, whose product is MAAHRKPRQRSLGGHTFRTAATFALASAATATGFDGIGHADPQLTPDQVKAKVNKLYEEAEVSTEKYNGAKEKADKAQENLEELRDQAARRTDRLNSARDELGSLAAAQYRNGGMDPSWQLALSGDPDQYLDRAALAERVGGRQAADVASVRQQLQEIERLRGAARVELGTFKTRQTELKRHKKSVTTKLTEARQLLDRLTTGDRARLDTAGGGTGHASRSSASSQRGLTGPVSPASATADAPNSRAAAAISYAYSKLGSPYVWGATGPNAFDCSGLTQAAYRSAGVSLPRTTYSQINAGRRVARSELRPGDLVFFYSGISHVGIYVGNGQMIHAPNPSAPVRVAPLDEMPFAGATRVA
- the pcrA gene encoding DNA helicase PcrA — encoded protein: MSSLFDDSFLADLQAPRGHEEEHPPPPEDDHAPEPVPDDLFGGKFDVPPDRDAYYRDGAPRPAIDPAALLDGLNENQRAAVVHAGSPLLIVAGAGSGKTRVLTHRIAHLLGERNVHPGQILAITFTNKAAGEMKERVEQLVGPRANAMWVMTFHSACVRILRRESKKLGFTSSFSIYDAADSKRLMALVCRDLDLDPKRFPPKSFSAKISNLKNELIDEEDFAAQASDGFEKTLAQAYALYQSRLREANALDFDDLIMTTVNLLRAFPDVAEHYRRRFRHVLVDEYQDTNHAQYALVRELVGTSEHPVDVPPSEYDVPPAELCVVGDADQSIYAFRGATIRNILQFEEDYPDATTILLEQNYRSTQTILSAANAVIERNESRRPKNLWTNAGAGAQITGYVADTEHDEAQFVADEIDRLTDAGEAKAGDVAVFYRTNAQSRVFEEVFIRVGLPYKVVGGVRFYERKEVRDVLAYLRVLANPEDSVPLRRILNVPKRGIGERAEAMIDALSQREKISFPQALKRVDEAYGMAARSTNAVKRFNVLMEELRTIVESGAGPATVLEAVLERTGYLAELQASTDPQDETRIENLQELAAVALEFEQETGEGEASGSLSDFLERVALVADSDQIPDEEEDGSGVITLMTLHTAKGLEFPVVFLTGMEDGVFPHMRALGQTKELEEERRLAYVGITRARERLYLTRSSMRSAWGQPSYNPPSRFLEEIPATHLEWKRTGASAPVSSGPAAGIASSLSSSRSRSSASGASGFATRRTNEKPVVSVAVGDRVTHDQFGLGTVVAVKGTGGNAEATIDFGDAKPKRLLLRYAPVEKL
- a CDS encoding M23 family metallopeptidase, with translation MNDRHPSGTATSPAPASDADAAHYASYGHQGATLGDFTTYGDYAATGFESGFDSGTSAHATATFATDPLFGDMPGNDAGTGSYDASQWSTGSHQTLNYDPYAAQHQAALDTGSYDTTCWSAGYEHLAQVPAQSTGPDSSGQWDASGWLRAEQLDQADQLGADQTQQWVGIQHFATGVFDATQWNSDGAQSATDDHGDGSTTSESYEHGGSAPESYDAHERPSAEAVDFAQQATAAFEQITSYDQDQPLPADGEFETEGLDDDGADRAALLDGEEEVAPAPNARSASPGRAATRAASRSRRRAPAKRSALLTVAVPSACVMGVAGIAAASVGIGGDDTETTAATKSDATPVQPSTANNQLDTQLESLSAEADDFADRASRTQERIDLKAQQELEQKKAAAEAARKERLRPKFALPVSQQGLSAYYGQSGINWMSLHTGIDFPVAYGTPVMAATDGTVRTQWNAAYGNMVIVTAKDGTETWYCHLSTYKVASGTTVKAGDVIAYSGNSGNSTGPHLHFEVHPAGGSAIDPLSWLRSHGLDPT